The Xyrauchen texanus isolate HMW12.3.18 chromosome 33, RBS_HiC_50CHRs, whole genome shotgun sequence region catatcataataattgtgattaatatatttaaattaatatacattttgacatctagatatctcctttaaaaaaataaagaaatgtgaTTTGACTGTGGCTTGAACGGAGGATTCGGCAGCTTTTCTCTGTCGTCGATCGCCCCCAGCAGGACCTGTAGCGTGGCTCCCCCCTCAGCTATTTGATGACAAAATTTCGCCAATCGCTATCCACTGTGTAGTTAATCGCAACAGTTTTTACTTCGTTTCGAAAACGATCACCGAGTGAACTGAATACAACCAATCTATACCACTTGTGTTGTGAAATGACAACTCTTTACGAGCATACAATGGCTAAAAGACCTCCCAATGAAAATAGAAAGTTTGGAGAGGTGTCATCAGACATTTTAACTGATACTCTGAGTGACctcaacaaaagaaacaaaaccaacatggaaaatgtatcaaatatctGTGGAAAGTTTAGAGATCAGAAAATAGTGGGTAAGTGTGATCGCCTCACACGCACCTAACAGACAAGTCAAACCTTCCAGAcccttacaaaaagtactgtgCTGATGGCACTATGAATGTGTGATGTATTAGATGTAATAACATCACACTTTTATGTATGGTACTGTTTGATTATGTTACTgaactatatatttaaatacCATTTCATTTATATGATACTCCAAAGAACTTAAAAGAACACCTTGAGAccaccatggtacatgtccaaaaatgtgGTAGTGTCATGTTACTTTTTGTTATTATCACAAATacttacacacatatatatatatatatatatatatataacacaaataTTCGTTGTGCTCCACAGAGAGTGTATTTCTTCTGTGTGAGGAGCTTGGATTTGACCCAGTGGTTGGATACAATGCCATTGAGTTACTGGAGAGgtaatttataaaattaaagaatagtttacccaaaaatcaaATAGTTTATCACTCatacatcccagatgtctatgacttattatttctgcagaacacaaacaaagattttagaagcaCATTTAAGCTCTGtaagtccacacaatgcaagtgaatggtgacaaaaactttgaagctccaaaaagcacataatgtcagcataaaattaatccatacgactccagtggtttaatccatgtcttctgaaaccatccaatcaggtttgggtgagaactgaCCTGAATGTAAGGTTTTACTGTACTTTTTTCCATTTCCGTCTCaagacacaatcatgatttcaagctttattACACTTACATGTGATTGATGGATGCGCAGAGCGCTTGATGGTGCTagtaagtgtaattgagcttgaaaaaTTATTGCCAAGAAGACTactgatgtcaatatttatagtgaaaaagagttacattttggacTGTTCTTACCCAAACCGATTGGATCAatcagaatacatggatttaacaactggagtcgtatggattacttctatgctgcctttatgggctttttggagcttcaaagttttggtccccatccacttccattgtatagacctacagagctgaaatattcttctaaacatcttcgtttgtgttctgcggaagaaagtcatacacatctgggatgcatgagggtcagtaaatgattaaataattttaatttctctgtgaactattcctttaaggataacCATTATTCAATGTAAACCTCTTTAAAACACCTTCACTTTTTCATACTGAAGGTGTATGACAAAACATCTTGAAGATCGAATCCTCAGCCAGAAGAGTCAGGCAACACAAGACACATTATGTGGGGACAAAGGAAACTATGAGGATCTCATCTATCAAACACTCAAGGAGAAGTTCTTTCTCTTCATCTTCTCAAGTGTTCAGATAGCCAGTAAACTGGACCTGCATTCAAACGTAGGTAGATATCAtcaacatgaacaaaacaaatattccATTATGCTGTGAAGTgttgtatttgttaatttttgttaCCAAGCTTGTGAACAACGACACTGCACTGAGATATCTGCAGACGGTCAACTACCCTTGTTCCAAAGAGAAACTTTTGGACACAGAGATTTTCATTTTGAAAACTCTCAACTTTAATTTGAATGTTCCAAATGCTTTACTGTATGTGGAGACACTTTTGGAAGTGCTGGGTAAGTTTACTCAACCTCAATTCTGGCTGTATTTCTCAGATAACTTTAGATTGCAGTTAAACCAAACAGTCTATAACATTGTGTATTGTACCCTCACATAGGCCATAATGATCCAACCACCCCTGTGGCACATCTGCACCACTTGTGCATCTATGTACTGCAGTTTATTTACCTGCAGAGGGAGCCAATCTACCACTCATTGCTCATATCTGCCACTGGATGCCACAGTCCGGCCCATGAGCAAAGGTACAGGTTTGTTTTAATATCCCTACTTGTTTTTTGTAATCCACTCTCACTAGTGACGTCTTTAAAGATGAAGCATGTAatctattaattgtaaaattacTCTCTTCTAATggcttaaagggaaagtttaactcaaaatgaaaattctgtctctcTCATGTCGTATAATGCacaagtcgcatggactactttttggATACTTTAAATAAGCTGTTAGTAGGTTGATTTccaaaaaaacaatatgtaaacactaaaaacattgctctgttgttTTGAGAGATCCAACATGTCGATTTCTGGCTCGAGCAATGCCATGAGTTTGTAGTGGGACTTTCTATTGTTCTGAACAATGAAAGATTTGAGACTAGGGGGTTGTTTGGAAACAAGCATTATACATTCTATTCCGTTTGGTGGAGCTAGAAGTTACACACTTCACCGTGCGGTGTTTGGGGCTGCCACGGCTTGATTTAAAGTAAATCTTTAAATGTTTGCAACAGAGCcaagtttgtgtcagtgacagAAGACTTCATGCTTTTGGGAGTTGGAGTCATTGCTGTGGCGGCATTCATTCATCATATTTCCACATGGGAAAAGGTACAGCTCAACCATTgaatatagattatgataattCAGTAATTCAGCTGTGAAGTGTGTTTGAATATGAACAAGATTAGCTTTTCCTGGAGGAAATACCAGTGCTTACAAGGCAGAAAATAAATAGTGTAAAGTTTTAGCTAAGCTCAGATTTAAGGCTTTGATTTGCATACATAAAATGCCACATCAGAGACgttttgccatttttatgaccCTCCACATGCATCTTGTTTTCTGACAGATGCACAATAGAATCAACATTTGCTGTGTTAAACAATACAGTGACAAGTGCTGTGTTAAATAATTATGCAAGGATCACGAGACCTATTGCAATTCATTATGcaaatattattctgacattatcatttacatttgatttattgtaaGTCATAGAGAGATTTTCAACATTTAATCttataaagtatgttttcaaaccccacaacattcagcacacaaaagGCTGAAATGATCtacaaaacaacttaaataatgTCGTCGGTTAATAAGGTCTTtcacacagaaaaaaacaaagaatTAAACAATTTGTTGGCTCAACAAACATAACGGATGAAAATAAATAGCTTCTACACAGAAACgtacatatttataacatttttagctTGACTTAATTTGCATTAATGCATACAACACAAAATATGAATTAGAATGTGATCTTCGAGCAATACATAATGTGAAATAATAATTGTGAGTTCCTTGAACTTTGTCTTAAAAATACAACTAATTCAAACAATCAAGTTCCGAAATGAGgttgtggggaatacccataaaccCTTGCGACTGCATAATTTAAGCacatttgtttggtcaaaaggaacttaTTAGGGCATTTAATTAGATGTTATTAATAATTCATAGAGATTTGAgctctattttattattattgatgttgtATTGctgtaattatttgttttaccATTAGGTTGATTAGTGTGTCCTTTGGTGATGTTGGATCCTGTTCATTCCAAGTATAATTGACTGCTTCCCGCAAGGAACACTCACTATAGACACACCTACTCCAAATAAATCCCCCTTGGATCACAAAGCGATTTCATTGGCTGAAAGAACTTTTAATATTATATGCAATCGCTATATGATAAATATGGTCTTATTTAAGTAAATATAACAAAAACTAACTTTAATATTATGACACATCGTATTGATAAAGCGAAGATATAAATGGCgaaattgaaattattttcttaCAAGCTAACAAGCTAACTGGTTAGCATATTAGCTTAGCATCTTCTATTCTTTATTTTCATCACGTTCCTCCTCACTGTCACGACCTAGTTATATGGGGGTATGATTGCATTCAATAGAACTGTAGAACAAtagaactcctaaagacatgaattgaatTGTAGTTTTGCAATATACATAGGAAATCATGTCCACTCACATTAAtatgaagacttcagtcatatcagtaactttataaaaactgttttgttctacatggagagggtccacacatgggggctgccattttacaaTCAcacgaccagctgaatactactcgcttaatctcagcaaccatcctgttattggatactttcactcattgattaaagtaatcaataaatacatttctacaatggcatctgaaactaaaaATTACTGTCTCATTCAATCCGTGTCATTTTTTCTTGCGCATGTGAACGTGCATAACTGAAGTGCAGCTTTATCTGCACTTCTTTGAGGAATCAATTGTTTAATAACTGACCTCAGTCAATGTTTTCTTATGATCCAATTAAATTAAGTAGTAACAACAATAATGTATATAAAAGTTTGAATCAACGTACTATTAATTGTTAAATCTTATTCGTTTGACATACCTTTTCAAGTAAATATAGTTGAATGAACAGATCcatttgtgtatatatgtaacaAAGGTTTTGTAGTTATGCTAACATAAAATCCATAAATTGAATTTACTGAAGAAAGTGTGATGCAAAATTGCTACATATATTTGAAGtaaattttaaagtaaaaatgtttttcagtgagttaagtaatttttttatctttaatagAGTTCAGTGTTTATAGCTAACCCTAACCAGAATGTTTGAGTGCTGCCTTGCAAACACTGTAATGACTTCCTTGATGAATCGTTTGCATGtgtgagagaatatacatttattttgatgacACTTAAAACCTCTGTAAATGGAAGAAACATCTTTGAGTGAAGAGTTTCTAGCTCATGATGGATTTCTAGTGTGTTTGGTTATTGGTTTTGATCTGTAGGTAGTGCAGGAGCTGACAGGAATCACAGGGATATCTGGCCAGAGTATCATGGAGTTTGCATATGTCACCCTGATGCACATCACCAAGATGAAACCCATGTGACTTCTTTCAATTCTATGTGTGAAATCAAATGTATAAATTGTGAGGACCCGTTTAGAGCCAGAGTACAGATAAAGCCAATACTggtgatggtaaaaaaaaaaaaaaagaaaacgtgagaataatttttttcctccTACTTTAAATTCTCTTATTTGCTTTCTGTCAATGTAAACATActataaatatacataaacaatacataaatattgTAAGTATTAAACTGAAAGAGAAAATTTGCCATTTATGTTGTATTGTGCATACATTTCCAAAAGAAATTAGGAATTTATTTGTGGAGATTTCTGTGCCACTCCTTCACAATGAACAGATGTATATCAGATAAATAGTAGCAgcatgtgtaaaatatttaaatggtcaTAGAAAAACCTAAACCTTTAATAACCATAgttatattttaaagttaaaaattataaaatgtaaccaTTCTATTATTTTTACTCTATTATAGTCATCTAACTAGCTCGTGCTATCGAGAAATTGCATGTTGTCAAGTGGCTGGTTTAATTAAAGTGCTGTTGTCGTAGTAACtttttttgacatttgacataatacacattttaagTACAATCTGATCATTGGTTACCTATGAAGCATGTTCTTTGAGATATCTGTCATTTTCACTAAAAAACTTGACAACCAAAACAAACTGAATGGCTTCAGtttaattgttcacccaaaaatttcaattctctcatcatcatttactcaccctcatgccatcccagatgtgtatgacattcttacttctgcagaacacaacgaagatttttagaagaatgtctcagctctgtaagtcaatacattgcaagtgaatggtgaccaaagctccaaaaagcacaaaaaggcagcataaaaagtaatccataaaactccagtggtttaatccatgttttcagaagtaatctaaTTGATATTGAGTTagaacagaccaaattataaCTCCCTTTTGACTGTTCATCTTACCATTGCTGTCTCTAGGCATGACCATGATTTtgagctcgattacacttcctacagtgcttgacgcatgcacagagcgctaaatggtgctaggaagtgtaatcaagcttgaaatcatgattgccaagaagactgcttatgtcaagatttatagtaaaaagtttgttatattttggtctgttcttacccacaattatcatatcgcttctgaagacatggatttaaccactggagtcatctggattatttttatgatgcctttatgtgctttttggagcttcaaagttttggtcaccattcacttgcattgtaaggacctacaaagatattcttctaaaaatttttgtttgtgttctgcagaagaaagaaagctatacacatctgggatggcatgagtgtgagtaaatgagagattcatttttaaactatcactttaaaggtgaaatgtgtaatttctgcaccaccagtGGTAACAAAGAAATTGCAATCTGTTTGTTGAGTGGCCTGTATGGGCCAGACATTACACAATTTGCTCAACCAATTGAGTTTGGGGCAAGCTGTGTTTAAAACTTACTgtttttgaaaacagtcattattttgcaGGTCTCtttggtgcagaaatgacacacttcacctttaaaaagaCCCACCAAGACAACAGTGGCAATTATATATAGAACAGGTTTTAAAGTTACCATATTCCTAATAAACGGcccttttatttaatttctttactaATAGAAAGACACCTCTTGAGGGGAAGTTAACAAGTCTCTGGCTGAAAATGTTTCCTATCTGGTGGCCCATAGCTCTCATTATGTGGACAATATTTTTTGGATTTTtctgagtaaataaaataattttgaaatgtattacaatatatattACAAAGTCGAAGCTTTTCTGGATTTTGACATTTCATTCATTGTAGCTACAACTAGTAAGCTTTTCTAAATCTGTTTTT contains the following coding sequences:
- the LOC127627238 gene encoding cyclin N-terminal domain-containing protein 1-like, yielding MAKRPPNENRKFGEVSSDILTDTLSDLNKRNKTNMENVSNICGKFRDQKIVESVFLLCEELGFDPVVGYNAIELLERCMTKHLEDRILSQKSQATQDTLCGDKGNYEDLIYQTLKEKFFLFIFSSVQIASKLDLHSNLVNNDTALRYLQTVNYPCSKEKLLDTEIFILKTLNFNLNVPNALLYVETLLEVLGHNDPTTPVAHLHHLCIYVLQFIYLQREPIYHSLLISATGCHSPAHEQRAKFVSVTEDFMLLGVGVIAVAAFIHHISTWEKVVQELTGITGISGQSIMEFAYVTLMHITKMKPM